A DNA window from Candidatus Zixiibacteriota bacterium contains the following coding sequences:
- a CDS encoding methyltransferase domain-containing protein, translating to MHKQSFFEQYAHEYDALTNASTRVDKHRQEVAALIERFNPTRVLDAGCATGLTSSLFAEAGVATVGLDRSRAMLTVARRKFAGASLPLRFQYGRFEALPRSLDVRFDLIVCLANSITGVNSIANLKRSLMNFKRALKPGGALVIQLRNINAIKQGEIVPVRATQHDGILYLRYMERIGSRTILHIVRADLSSRPVTFEPFRNESENFSFAQIRSALRAIGWRHITAYSDLTLKSRFVRHSVDLVFVAYPPTAR from the coding sequence ATGCACAAGCAGTCCTTCTTTGAGCAATACGCGCACGAATACGATGCGCTCACGAACGCCTCCACACGGGTCGATAAACATCGTCAGGAGGTAGCGGCGCTGATTGAGCGGTTCAATCCAACCCGCGTGCTCGATGCCGGCTGCGCCACCGGATTGACCAGTTCGCTGTTTGCGGAGGCCGGCGTTGCCACCGTGGGTCTTGATCGGTCGCGTGCGATGCTGACGGTGGCACGCCGTAAGTTCGCCGGAGCAAGCTTGCCGCTTCGCTTTCAATATGGGAGGTTTGAGGCATTACCCAGGAGTCTCGACGTGCGTTTCGATCTGATCGTCTGTCTGGCGAACAGTATCACCGGCGTGAATTCGATAGCGAATCTGAAGCGCAGTCTGATGAACTTCAAGCGAGCGCTCAAACCGGGTGGAGCGCTCGTCATCCAGCTGCGAAATATCAATGCCATCAAACAGGGAGAGATCGTGCCGGTCCGTGCCACTCAGCACGACGGTATCCTTTATCTCAGATATATGGAGCGGATCGGCTCCCGCACGATCCTTCACATCGTTCGGGCAGACCTGAGCAGCCGTCCGGTAACATTCGAACCGTTCCGTAATGAGAGTGAGAACTTCTCGTTTGCACAGATCCGGTCGGCGTTACGAGCGATAGGCTGGCGTCATATCACGGCTTACTCCGATCTGACACTAAAGAGTCGATTCGTCCGACACTCGGTCGACTTGGTCTTCGTGGCGTACCCCCCGACGGCGCGTTAA
- a CDS encoding ROK family protein, with protein MSLKVAFAGVDIGGTNIKYGLVDPKGKVLFREQRPTMVEKGAEPLMHLVTNIAERLLYYAADEEFEIKSLGVGTPGAVDTRIGKVISLSPNINGWQGMEIGRILRERLNLPVHVDNDVNAMALAESKFGAGVGYNSVICVAVGTGVGGGIVIDGKIWRGANYTAGEIGHLSIDFDGPKCRCGSRGCLEVYCSSEAMIERVKILLNNQLTPTLEEVLDGNLENLSIKKLFAAVKRGDEIAQQVVDETAGYLGAGLAGVVNLLNPEIVIIGGGIADGGGGFIEAITAEIRKRAFGSAVEKLRVAKATLGNDAGFIGASILGEYKN; from the coding sequence ATGTCGCTAAAAGTAGCCTTTGCCGGTGTGGATATCGGCGGCACGAATATCAAGTATGGGCTCGTGGATCCAAAGGGAAAGGTCCTGTTTCGCGAGCAACGCCCCACCATGGTGGAAAAAGGGGCTGAACCGCTCATGCATCTCGTCACGAACATTGCGGAGCGTCTGTTGTATTATGCCGCAGACGAGGAGTTCGAGATCAAGAGTCTGGGAGTAGGGACTCCGGGAGCGGTCGACACGCGGATTGGCAAGGTGATCAGCCTGAGCCCGAATATCAATGGCTGGCAGGGGATGGAGATAGGACGGATTCTTCGCGAACGTCTCAATCTCCCCGTTCATGTCGATAACGATGTCAACGCCATGGCGCTCGCCGAATCCAAGTTTGGCGCCGGGGTCGGTTACAATTCGGTAATCTGTGTGGCAGTAGGTACGGGCGTAGGTGGCGGTATCGTAATCGATGGCAAGATATGGCGCGGCGCGAACTACACGGCCGGTGAAATTGGGCACCTTTCTATCGATTTCGATGGCCCCAAATGCAGGTGCGGTAGCCGGGGATGTCTTGAAGTGTACTGCTCATCCGAGGCGATGATTGAACGCGTTAAGATACTGCTTAACAATCAGTTAACGCCGACGCTTGAAGAAGTACTTGATGGCAATCTTGAAAACCTCAGCATCAAGAAGTTGTTTGCCGCGGTTAAGCGTGGGGATGAGATCGCCCAGCAAGTGGTGGATGAAACTGCCGGGTATCTGGGAGCCGGTCTGGCCGGGGTGGTGAACCTTTTGAACCCGGAGATCGTAATAATCGGTGGCGGTATTGCCGATGGCGGCGGTGGGTTTATTGAAGCCATAACGGCGGAGATACGCAAGCGGGCGTTTGGCTCGGCTGTCGAGAAACTGCGTGTCGCCAAGGCTACGCTGGGTAACGATGCCGGGTTTATCGGCGCCAGCATTCTGGGTGAATACAAGAACTGA
- the dapF gene encoding diaminopimelate epimerase encodes MKMLFFKYHALGNSFLVVESGPSRRTRTELSRLARTICDPQRGIGADGVLHLSAHKGVDRRVDVYNADGSWAERSGNGLRIAALYLAMRAPTKRQFTFHMGGERCVAELTNRISGGQLVRADLGKPDFVARNVPMRADRKYVINSPIKVGGTRLDLTCLSVGNPHCVLFVDGFDFDWKKLGRELETASIFPKGTNVEFVRPISRRKLQVRDWERGVGATGSSGTGAAAATCAAVMLGLAERNCEVQFESGSLRVYWRQDTGSIELSGPVQFIAQGEFQLPPKL; translated from the coding sequence ATGAAGATGCTGTTTTTCAAATATCACGCACTCGGCAACAGTTTCCTTGTAGTCGAATCGGGTCCATCCCGGCGGACCCGGACCGAGTTGTCCCGACTGGCCCGGACGATCTGTGATCCGCAGCGAGGGATCGGCGCCGACGGCGTGCTCCATCTGTCTGCACACAAGGGAGTAGATCGCAGGGTGGATGTATACAACGCCGACGGCAGCTGGGCGGAGAGGTCGGGGAACGGGCTTCGGATCGCCGCCTTGTACCTGGCGATGCGCGCTCCAACAAAGCGCCAATTCACATTCCACATGGGGGGCGAGCGATGTGTGGCTGAGCTCACGAATAGAATCTCGGGCGGGCAGTTAGTTCGTGCCGATTTGGGGAAGCCGGACTTTGTTGCTCGCAACGTGCCGATGCGGGCGGATCGGAAATACGTTATCAACAGCCCGATCAAAGTGGGCGGCACGAGGCTCGACCTCACCTGTTTGTCCGTCGGCAACCCGCACTGTGTGTTGTTCGTTGATGGTTTCGACTTCGACTGGAAAAAGCTGGGGCGCGAACTAGAGACGGCATCGATCTTCCCAAAAGGGACAAACGTAGAATTTGTCCGACCGATCTCCCGTCGAAAGCTGCAGGTCAGGGACTGGGAGCGGGGTGTCGGTGCGACGGGATCGTCCGGTACCGGCGCCGCCGCAGCCACCTGTGCGGCAGTCATGCTTGGCCTGGCCGAAAGAAACTGCGAAGTGCAGTTCGAATCCGGCTCGCTCCGGGTGTACTGGCGTCAGGATACCGGCAGCATAGAACTCTCGGGTCCGGTGCAGTTCATCGCACAGGGCGAGTTTCAATTGCCGCCGAAACTCTGA
- the nrfD gene encoding NrfD/PsrC family molybdoenzyme membrane anchor subunit: MLFASIAAVQNLPEATGYMYPNEFELHWGLLIVVYPYLTGLVAGAFILASLERVFNVKALQPVYRLSLLTALSFMLAAPLPLLAHLGHPERALEMFLTPHTQSAMAMFGFVYAWYLAVVLLLEIWFDYRKAIVMWSRESKGVRKFIYKVLSLGATDTTDAAVNFDDKIGRVITIIGIPSAFLLHGYVGFIFGSVKANPWWSSVLMPIVFLFSAIVSGIALVLLVYMVTTMLRWKQISMTCLNKLGELLLYALIVDFALELLDFIHRLYESEESINILREMISGRLFISLIVTQILLGTAIPMLSLAWARFGRLPDEMRKILFLIAAFLVQVGIFSTRWNVVIGGQLFSKSLRGLTVYKLELMGLEGLFMAMALLALPFVILFVLTKLLPPWAPSEASVSTET, translated from the coding sequence GTGTTATTCGCATCGATTGCGGCGGTCCAGAACCTTCCCGAAGCGACCGGCTACATGTATCCGAATGAATTTGAGCTCCATTGGGGCTTGCTTATTGTCGTTTACCCTTATTTGACCGGTCTGGTCGCCGGGGCCTTTATTCTGGCGTCTCTGGAACGGGTATTTAACGTAAAAGCTCTTCAGCCGGTGTATCGCCTGTCCCTTTTGACGGCCCTGTCGTTTATGCTGGCGGCCCCGCTTCCCCTTCTGGCCCACCTGGGTCACCCGGAGAGAGCTCTGGAAATGTTCCTGACACCACACACGCAGTCGGCCATGGCCATGTTTGGCTTTGTATACGCCTGGTATCTTGCGGTGGTATTATTGCTGGAAATCTGGTTTGACTACCGTAAGGCGATCGTAATGTGGTCCCGTGAATCGAAAGGTGTCAGGAAGTTCATCTACAAAGTGTTGAGTCTCGGAGCTACAGATACCACAGACGCCGCCGTCAATTTCGATGACAAAATCGGTCGGGTCATCACCATTATCGGTATCCCCTCGGCTTTCTTGCTGCACGGCTATGTCGGTTTCATCTTCGGCTCGGTCAAGGCGAACCCGTGGTGGAGCTCCGTGCTTATGCCGATCGTGTTTCTCTTTTCAGCGATTGTCTCGGGCATCGCTTTGGTGCTGCTCGTCTACATGGTTACAACGATGCTTCGCTGGAAGCAGATAAGCATGACCTGTCTCAACAAGCTGGGGGAATTGCTATTGTATGCCCTTATTGTCGATTTCGCTCTCGAGTTGCTCGATTTCATACATCGCTTATATGAATCGGAAGAATCCATCAATATCCTCCGCGAGATGATCTCAGGGCGGTTATTCATCAGCCTCATCGTCACACAGATTCTACTCGGAACCGCAATCCCCATGCTCTCATTGGCCTGGGCCCGCTTCGGTCGTCTGCCCGATGAAATGCGTAAAATCTTGTTCCTGATCGCTGCTTTCCTTGTTCAAGTTGGTATCTTCAGCACGCGCTGGAATGTCGTGATCGGAGGACAGCTCTTCTCGAAGAGTCTGCGAGGATTAACCGTGTACAAGTTAGAGCTCATGGGCCTTGAGGGTCTGTTCATGGCTATGGCGCTGCTGGCGCTTCCGTTTGTCATCCTCTTTGTCCTCACGAAGTTGTTGCCACCCTGGGCACCATCTGAAGCATCAGTCTCAACCGAGACCTAA
- a CDS encoding PLP-dependent aminotransferase family protein: MITDVNHRVHTDKWGIAEHVIRLETSIIREILKISSQPGVISFAGGLPAPELFPISDLKKIMVEVLDKYGPASLQYALSRGITPLRELIAKRATERGTPSDVDNILVTAGAQQGIELLARAFVDRGDYVLVENPTYVGALQAFNYYQARYVTVAMDDEGMITDQVEQMLIKYKPKLIYTVSNFQNPTGISMSESRRRELVELAIKYEVPIMDDNPYGDIRFMGQRIPTVKSMGGDSVIALRTFSKLVCPGFRIGWMNGPKPIMHQFEKVKQCSDLHTNSFNQYVLYEYVVRGLLEPHIEKIKADYLMKRNLMLKTLEESFPSEVTWTRPEGGLFLWLTLPSKMSAKELFPKAVAQKVAYVYGSPFFANGGGDNTMRLNYSTASPSEIVEGINRLAKLIKENL; encoded by the coding sequence ATGATTACCGATGTCAATCACCGCGTTCATACCGATAAATGGGGCATTGCCGAGCACGTTATCCGATTGGAGACATCGATCATCCGCGAGATACTAAAGATCTCGTCGCAGCCGGGCGTGATCTCCTTTGCGGGAGGGCTGCCTGCCCCGGAGTTGTTTCCGATCTCTGATCTCAAGAAGATCATGGTGGAGGTGCTGGACAAGTATGGTCCCGCCAGCTTGCAGTACGCGCTCTCTCGCGGCATCACGCCGCTTCGGGAGCTGATCGCAAAGCGTGCGACAGAGCGCGGGACACCATCGGATGTGGACAATATTCTCGTCACGGCGGGCGCGCAGCAAGGGATCGAGCTTCTGGCACGGGCGTTCGTGGACCGGGGCGATTACGTCCTGGTCGAGAACCCTACCTACGTCGGCGCGCTGCAGGCGTTCAATTACTACCAGGCGCGCTACGTGACAGTGGCTATGGATGACGAGGGGATGATCACCGACCAGGTCGAGCAGATGCTCATCAAGTACAAACCGAAACTTATCTACACGGTCTCGAATTTCCAGAATCCGACAGGGATCAGCATGTCGGAAAGCCGGCGCCGGGAGCTGGTCGAGCTGGCGATCAAATACGAAGTGCCCATCATGGATGATAATCCGTATGGCGACATTCGGTTCATGGGACAGCGCATTCCTACCGTTAAGTCGATGGGGGGGGATTCCGTGATCGCACTGCGGACTTTCAGCAAATTGGTCTGTCCGGGCTTCCGGATAGGCTGGATGAACGGCCCCAAACCGATCATGCATCAATTCGAGAAAGTGAAGCAGTGCTCTGACCTTCACACCAATTCGTTCAATCAATATGTGCTCTATGAGTATGTTGTCCGCGGCCTGCTGGAGCCACACATCGAGAAGATCAAAGCCGACTATCTGATGAAGCGGAATCTAATGCTCAAGACGCTGGAGGAGAGCTTCCCTTCGGAAGTCACCTGGACCCGCCCCGAAGGAGGGCTGTTCCTCTGGTTGACCCTTCCGTCTAAAATGTCGGCCAAGGAACTGTTCCCGAAGGCGGTGGCCCAGAAGGTGGCCTATGTGTACGGGTCGCCGTTTTTTGCCAACGGCGGCGGCGACAACACTATGCGCCTCAATTATTCCACGGCGTCTCCGAGCGAGATCGTGGAAGGGATCAATCGGCTGGCCAAGCTGATCAAGGAGAATCTCTGA
- a CDS encoding 4Fe-4S dicluster domain-containing protein, translated as MKKLGTDMPRREFLENCSRALPPWLLVFSVVGSAESLVADEEGQYDASKHNYAMGVDIHRCIGCGRCADACKKENKVPLEPTFFRTWVERYIIPTSGEARVDSPNGGIDGFPEPQEDIDVLRTFFVPKLCNHCANPPCVQVCPVGATFESRDGVVLVDDSYCVGCRYCIQACPYGARYLHPEKKVADKCTFCYHRITKGLAPACVEVCPTQARIFGESGQQSSPLRHFLRFNDVSVLKPWLNTSPKVYYANADGEVR; from the coding sequence ATGAAGAAACTCGGTACGGATATGCCCCGGCGAGAATTCCTTGAGAATTGCTCGCGCGCCTTGCCCCCCTGGCTGCTTGTTTTTTCGGTGGTCGGTTCGGCCGAGTCCCTGGTAGCAGACGAAGAAGGCCAATATGATGCCTCAAAGCACAACTATGCCATGGGCGTCGATATTCATCGATGTATCGGGTGTGGTCGTTGTGCCGATGCCTGTAAGAAGGAGAATAAGGTCCCGCTGGAGCCCACTTTCTTCCGAACCTGGGTCGAGCGATACATAATTCCGACGAGCGGGGAGGCAAGAGTCGACAGCCCCAACGGCGGTATTGACGGATTCCCTGAACCACAGGAGGATATCGATGTCCTCCGGACCTTCTTCGTCCCCAAGCTGTGTAACCACTGTGCCAATCCACCGTGCGTGCAGGTCTGTCCTGTCGGGGCGACGTTTGAGTCGCGCGACGGCGTCGTTCTGGTAGATGATTCCTATTGCGTCGGTTGCCGGTATTGTATCCAGGCATGCCCCTATGGCGCTCGGTACCTGCATCCGGAAAAGAAAGTCGCCGATAAGTGCACATTCTGTTACCATCGGATCACAAAAGGACTGGCGCCGGCATGCGTCGAGGTATGTCCGACCCAGGCGCGAATTTTCGGAGAATCCGGCCAACAGAGCAGCCCGCTCCGACATTTCTTGCGCTTCAATGATGTGAGCGTGCTCAAACCCTGGCTTAATACCTCGCCGAAAGTGTACTATGCAAACGCAGATGGGGAAGTGAGGTAA